In one Pyxidicoccus xibeiensis genomic region, the following are encoded:
- the rph gene encoding rifamycin-inactivating phosphotransferase codes for MRAYVLGFHEVDRTRITAVGGKGASLGELSKLDGVRVPDGFCVSTEAFKRLLGEAPAMGEWLERLSRLKVEDRDGIRELSAELRTLIEGLAIPGDVQEAITRILSRLGEQAAYAVRSSATAEDLPTASFAGQQDTYLNVIGTPAILAHIRRCWASLFTERAVTYRVRQGFDHRKVHMAVVVQKMVTPQAAGTLFTADPMTSNRKVSSIEAGFGLGEALVSGLVNADGYKVRNGRVTEKTVATKKLATWALAEGGTQERALEPERQNSPVLTDEQLVRLERLGRRIEGHFGHPQDIEWCLVDDAFYVVQSRPITTLYPIPEVGDGGNHVFVSVGHQQMMTDAMKPLGLSMWQLIAARPMYAAGGRLFVALTKELASPASRAALLNGLGASDPLIKDALTTLIERGDFIEPSPAEPPAPGPAQGRPAMSPAGSPPPVDDDPAIVAELIAHNQASIEALKRDIQTKSGTELLEFILEALQQLRKISFEPRSFSAIMAGINASSWLNEKMMAWLGEKNAADILSQSVPNNITSEMGLALLDVADAIRPHPEVVEYLQDARDEGFLEGLARLAGGQAAHDAISAYLDRFGMRCVGEIDVTRTRWRESPTTLVPLILSNIKTFEPGAARRKFEQGRQEAARKEQELLARLKQLPDGEPRAAEAQRMIRRLRNFIGYREYPKYFIVNHYFLCRLALLKEAERLVQAGVLQEKEDIFSLTFQELREVVRTNQLDGQLISRRKDEHERNRKLTPPRVITSDGEIVAGAYKRANLPAGAIVGLPVSSGVVEGRARVILDMADAELAVGDILVTPFTDPSWTPLFVSIKGLVTEVGGLMTHGAVIAREYGLPAVVGVEQATRLIQDGQRIRVHGTEGYVELLP; via the coding sequence ATGCGTGCTTACGTGCTGGGTTTCCACGAGGTCGACCGGACCCGAATCACGGCTGTCGGGGGGAAAGGTGCGAGCCTGGGGGAGCTTTCCAAGCTGGACGGGGTCCGCGTGCCGGATGGCTTTTGCGTTTCGACCGAAGCCTTCAAGCGGCTCCTGGGGGAAGCGCCGGCCATGGGCGAATGGCTCGAACGGTTGTCGCGCCTGAAGGTGGAAGACCGGGATGGAATCCGGGAGCTCAGCGCGGAGCTCCGCACCCTCATCGAAGGGCTGGCCATTCCGGGAGACGTCCAGGAAGCCATCACCCGCATTCTTTCCAGGCTTGGCGAGCAAGCGGCCTATGCCGTCCGCTCCAGCGCGACCGCGGAGGATCTGCCGACGGCTTCCTTCGCGGGCCAGCAGGACACCTACCTGAACGTCATCGGCACGCCGGCGATCCTGGCGCACATCCGCCGGTGCTGGGCGTCGCTCTTCACCGAGCGGGCTGTCACCTACCGCGTTCGACAGGGCTTCGACCACCGCAAGGTCCACATGGCGGTGGTGGTGCAGAAGATGGTCACCCCACAGGCGGCCGGAACCTTGTTCACGGCCGATCCCATGACCTCGAACCGGAAGGTGTCCTCCATCGAGGCTGGCTTCGGCCTCGGTGAGGCCCTGGTCTCCGGCCTGGTGAACGCCGATGGCTACAAGGTGCGGAATGGCCGGGTCACCGAGAAGACGGTCGCCACCAAGAAGCTGGCGACCTGGGCCCTGGCCGAGGGCGGTACCCAGGAACGGGCGCTCGAGCCCGAGCGGCAGAACAGCCCCGTGCTGACGGATGAGCAGCTCGTGCGGCTCGAGCGCCTGGGCAGGCGCATCGAAGGGCACTTCGGTCATCCCCAGGACATCGAATGGTGCCTGGTCGACGACGCGTTCTACGTCGTCCAGAGCCGGCCCATCACGACCCTGTATCCCATCCCGGAGGTGGGTGACGGAGGCAACCACGTCTTCGTATCCGTCGGCCATCAACAGATGATGACCGACGCCATGAAGCCCTTGGGGCTGTCCATGTGGCAGTTGATCGCCGCTCGTCCCATGTATGCGGCGGGTGGGCGGCTGTTCGTCGCACTCACGAAGGAGCTGGCTTCACCGGCCAGCCGGGCCGCCCTGTTGAACGGCCTGGGCGCATCCGATCCGCTCATCAAGGACGCCCTCACGACCCTCATCGAGCGGGGCGATTTCATCGAACCGTCTCCCGCGGAGCCACCCGCACCGGGTCCCGCTCAAGGCAGGCCCGCGATGTCCCCAGCGGGTTCCCCACCACCTGTCGACGACGATCCGGCGATCGTCGCCGAGTTGATCGCGCACAACCAGGCTTCGATCGAAGCGCTGAAGCGGGACATCCAGACGAAGTCCGGAACAGAGTTACTGGAGTTCATCCTGGAAGCCCTTCAGCAGTTGAGGAAGATCTCGTTCGAACCGCGAAGCTTCAGCGCCATCATGGCCGGCATCAACGCTTCGTCTTGGCTCAACGAGAAGATGATGGCGTGGCTGGGCGAGAAGAACGCCGCGGACATCCTCTCTCAGTCCGTGCCGAACAACATCACCTCGGAGATGGGGCTGGCGCTGCTGGACGTCGCGGACGCCATCCGGCCGCATCCGGAGGTGGTCGAATACCTGCAAGATGCCAGGGATGAGGGCTTCTTGGAGGGCCTGGCCCGGTTGGCGGGTGGACAGGCAGCCCACGACGCCATCTCAGCGTATCTCGACAGGTTTGGCATGCGATGCGTCGGGGAAATCGATGTGACGCGGACGCGTTGGCGCGAAAGCCCCACGACCCTCGTCCCCTTGATTCTCAGCAACATCAAGACCTTCGAGCCCGGGGCTGCCCGCCGGAAGTTCGAGCAGGGGCGGCAGGAGGCCGCGAGGAAGGAACAGGAGCTCCTGGCGCGATTGAAGCAATTGCCGGATGGGGAGCCAAGAGCCGCGGAAGCGCAGCGGATGATCCGCCGGCTCCGGAACTTCATTGGCTACCGTGAGTACCCGAAATACTTCATCGTCAATCACTACTTCCTCTGCAGGCTGGCCTTGCTGAAGGAAGCCGAGCGGCTCGTGCAGGCTGGCGTGCTCCAGGAAAAGGAAGACATCTTCTCTCTCACCTTCCAGGAGCTTCGCGAAGTCGTGCGGACGAATCAGCTGGATGGCCAGCTCATCAGCCGGCGAAAGGACGAGCACGAACGAAACCGGAAGCTGACGCCACCGCGGGTCATCACGTCCGATGGTGAAATCGTCGCAGGTGCGTACAAACGAGCCAATCTCCCGGCTGGAGCCATCGTCGGACTACCGGTCTCCTCGGGCGTGGTGGAGGGTCGCGCCCGCGTCATCCTGGACATGGCCGACGCGGAGCTGGCCGTGGGCGACATCCTGGTCACTCCCTTCACGGACCCCAGCTGGACGCCCTTGTTCGTGTCCATCAAGGGCCTGGTGACCGAGGTGGGGGGACTGATGACCCATGGCGCGGTGATTGCCCGGGAGTACGGCCTGCCGGCCGTCGTCGGCGTGGAGCAGGCGACCCGGCTCATCCAGGATGGGCAACGCATCCGTGTGCATGGAACGGAGGGGTACGTCGAGCTCCTGCCCTGA
- a CDS encoding DapH/DapD/GlmU-related protein, with product MRIHSPEFQASGKRVLSPEFTAMSERVLRVTELTSRLNVLPFEDAVGKAALFEQILGRPLPGKVTIYPPFYTDHGLRLELSERVFINQGCTFLDYAGIRLGEGVMVGPKATFITVSHPVDPGERRLYLTGAPIDVAENVWIGAGAMIMPGVRIGRDAVIAAGAVVVDDVPAASLVTGAKATVRRQW from the coding sequence ATGCGCATCCACAGCCCGGAGTTCCAAGCGAGCGGGAAGAGGGTGCTCAGCCCCGAGTTCACGGCGATGAGCGAGAGGGTGTTGCGGGTCACCGAGCTGACGTCGCGCCTCAACGTCCTGCCTTTCGAGGACGCGGTGGGCAAGGCCGCGCTGTTCGAGCAGATCCTCGGCCGACCGCTCCCGGGGAAGGTCACCATCTATCCGCCCTTCTACACGGACCACGGCCTTCGTCTGGAGCTTTCCGAGCGTGTGTTCATCAATCAGGGCTGCACGTTCCTCGACTACGCCGGCATCAGGCTGGGCGAAGGGGTGATGGTCGGCCCGAAGGCCACGTTCATCACCGTCAGCCATCCGGTCGACCCGGGCGAGCGGCGGCTGTACCTCACGGGCGCCCCCATCGACGTGGCGGAGAACGTGTGGATTGGCGCGGGCGCGATGATCATGCCCGGGGTCCGTATCGGGCGCGACGCCGTGATTGCAGCCGGGGCGGTCGTCGTCGACGACGTGCCCGCGGCGAGCCTGGTGACCGGCGCCAAGGCGACCGTTCGCCGTCAGTGGTGA